One genomic window of Lynx canadensis isolate LIC74 chromosome F2, mLynCan4.pri.v2, whole genome shotgun sequence includes the following:
- the SCX gene encoding basic helix-loop-helix transcription factor scleraxis produces MSFAMLRSAPPGRYLYPEVSPLSEDEDRGSESSGSDEKPCRVHAARCGLQGTRRRAGGRRAGGGAPGPGGRPGREPRQRHTANARERDRTNSVNTAFTALRTLIPTEPADRKLSKIETLRLASSYISHLGNVLLVGEACGDGQPCHSGPAFFHAARPGSPPPPPPPPPTRDGENAQPKQICTFCLSNQRKLSKDRDRKTTIRS; encoded by the exons ATGTCCTTCGCCATGCTGCGCTCGGCGCCGCCCGGCCGCTACCTGTACCCCGAGGTGAGCCCGCTGTCGGAGGACGAGGACCGTGGCAGCGAGAGCTCGGGCTCCGACGAGAAGCCCTGCCGCGTGCACGCGGCGCGCTGCGGCCTCCAGGGCACCCGGAGGCGGGCCGGGGGCaggcgggcggggggcggcgccCCGGGGCCCGGGGGGCGGCCGGGCCGCGAGCCCCGGCAGCGGCACACAGCGAACGCGCGCGAGCGGGACCGCACCAACAGCGTGAACACGGCCTTCACGGCTCTGCGCACGCTCATCCCCACGGAGCCGGCCGACCGCAAGCTCTCCAAGATCGAGACGCTGCGCCTGGCCTCCAGCTACATCTCGCACCTGGGCAACGTGCTGCTGGTGGGCGAGGCCTGCGGCGACGGGCAGCCGTGCCACTCGGGGCCTGCCTTCTTCCACGCTGCGCGCCCCGGcagccccccgccgccgcccccaccaccccccacccgcgACGGCGAGAACGCCCAGCCCAAACAGATCTGTACCTTCTGCCTCAGCAACCAGAGAAAGTTG agCAAGGACCGAGACAGAAAGACTACGATTCGGAGTTAG
- the BOP1 gene encoding ribosome biogenesis protein BOP1 isoform X2 — MAGARGAGRAAATGTRPGKRPSEPEPELEPEEAGIPSPRTEVARAKGYEEYAEDSSDEEDIRNTVGNVPLEWYEDFPHVGYDLDGRRIYKPLRTRDELDQFLDKMDNPDYWRTVQDRTTGHDVRLTDEQVALVRRLQSGQFGDVSFDPYEPAVDFFSGDPMVHPVTNRPADKRSFIPSLVEKEKVSRMVHAIKMGWIQPRRPQDPTPSFYDLWAQEDPDAVLGRHKMHVPAPKLALPGHAESYNPPPEYLLSEDERLAWEQQEPGERRLNFLPHRFPSLRAVPAYGRFIQERFERCLDLYLCPRQRKMRVNVDPEDLIPKLPRPRDLQPFPTCQALVYRGHGDLVRCLSVSPEGQWLASGSDDGSVRLWEVATARCMRTVPVGGVVRSIAWNPHPTLCLVAVAVEDSVLLLNPALGDRLVVGGTDQLLSTFVPPQEPAVQPAGWLEASEEERQRGLRLRVSHGKPVTQVTWHGRGDYMAVVLATAGHTQVLIHQLSRRRSQSPFRRSHGQVQRVAFHPVRPFLLVASQRGVRLYHLLRQELTKKLRPNCKWVSSLAVHPAGDNVICGSYDSKLVWFDLDLSSEPYRVLRHHKKALRAVAFHARYPLFASGSDDGSIIVCHGMVYNDLLQNPLLVPVKVLRGHTLTRDLGVLDVAFHPTQPWVFSSGADGTVRLFT; from the exons ATGGCGGGTGCTCGGGGCGCGGGGCGTGCGGCGGCCACGGGGACGCGGCCTGGGAAGCGGCCGTCGGAGCCCGAGCCGGAGTTGGAGCCGGAGGAG GCTGGCATCCCTTCCCCAAGGACAGAGGTGGCGAGAGCGAAGGGCTACGAAGAGTACGCGGAAGACAGCTCTGATGAGGAG GACATCCGGAACACGGTGGGCAATGTGCCCCTGGAGTGGTACGAGGACTTCCCCCACGTGGGCTATGACCTGGACGGCAGGCGCATCTACAAGCCCCTGCGTACCCGTGACGAGCTGGACCAGTTCCTGGACAAAATGGACAACCCTGATTACTG GCGCACGGTGCAGGACCGGACGACGGGTCACGATGTGCGGCTGACGGACGAGCAGGTGGCCCTGGTGCGGCGGCTGCAGAGCGGCCAGTTTGGGGACGTGAGCTTCGACCCGTATGAG CCTGCCGTGGACTTCTTCAGCGGGGACCCGATGGTCCACCCAGTGACCAACCGTCCCGCTGACAAGCGCAGCTTCATCCCGTCCCtggtggagaaggagaag GTGTCTCGCATGGTGCACGCCATCAAGATGGGCTGGATCCAGCCTCGCCGGCCCCAGGACCCCACGCCCAGCTTCTATGACCTGTGGGCGCAGGAAGACCCCGACGCCGTGCTGGGCCGGCACAAGATGCACGTGCCCGCTCCGAAGCTGGCCCTACCCGGCCACGCGGAGTCCTACAACCCGCCTCCAGAGTACCTGCTCAGCGAAGACGAG CGTCTGGCGTGGGAGCAGCAGGAGCCGGGCGAGAGGAGGCTCAACTTCCTGCCACACAGGTTCCCGAGCCTGCGGGCCGTACCCGCGTACGGCCGCTTCATCCAGGAACGGTTCGAGCGCTGCCTTGACCTCTACCTGTGTCCACGGCAGCGCAAGATGAGG GTGAACGTGGACCCGGAAGACCTCATCCCTAAACTGCCGAGGCCGCGGGACCTGCAGCCTTTCCCCACGTGCCAGGCCCTG GTCTACAGGGGCCACGGCGACCTTGTCCGCTGCCTTAGTGTATCCCCGGAGGGCCAGTGGCTGGCTTCAG GCTCCGACGATGGCTCCGTGCGGCTCTGGGAGGTGGCTACCGCCCGCTGCATGAGGACCGTGCCCGTGGGGGGCGTGGTGAGGAGCATCGCCTGGAACCCTCACCCTACCCTCTGCCTGGTGGCCGTGGCGGT AGAGGACTCGGTGTTGCTACTGAACCCGGCGCTGGGGGACCGGCTAGTGGTGGGCGGCACGGACCAGCTGCTGAGCACCTTCGTCCCGCCCCAGGAGCCCGCCGTGCAGCCTGCCGGCTGGCTGGAGGCCTCGGAGGAGGAGCGCCAGAGGGGCCTGCGGCTGCGCGTCTCCCACGGCAAG CCAGTGACGCAGGTGACGTGGCACGGGCGTGGGGACTACATGGCCGTGGTGCTGGCCACCGCCGGCCACACACAGGTGCTGATCCATCAGCTGAGCCGGCGCCGCAGCCAGAGCCCCTTCCGCCGCAGCCACGGACAGGTGCAGCGGGTGGCCTTCCACCCTGTCCGCCCCTTCCTGCTGGTGGCTTCCCAGCGTGGCGTCCGCCTTTACCACCTGCTGCGCCAGGAGCTCACCAAGAAGCTGAGACCGAACTGCAAATGGGTGTCCAGCCTGGCGGTGCACCCCGCAG GGGACAACGTCATCTGTGGCAGCTATGACAGCAAGCTGGTGTGGTTCGACCTGGACCTTTCCAGCGAGCCGTACAGGGTACTGAG GCACCACAAGAAGGCCCTGAGGGCTGTGGCCTTCCATGCCCGGTACCCGCTCTTCGCATCTGGCTCCGACGACGGGAGCATCATCGTCTGCCATGGGATGGTGTACAA tgaTCTGCTGCAGAACCCACTGCTGGTGCCTGTGAAGGTGCTGCGGGGGCACACGCTGACCCGAGACCTGGGCGTTCTGGACGTGGCCTTCCACCCCACCCAGCCGTGGGTCTTCTCCTCCGGGGCCGACGGCACTGTCCGCCTCTTCACCTAG
- the BOP1 gene encoding ribosome biogenesis protein BOP1 isoform X1 translates to MAGARGAGRAAATGTRPGKRPSEPEPELEPEETALVSASAASLLDGSDSGLSESEESVFSGLQDSGSDSSEDDPAEGEDGASGDDSPSRMEETSGQQVQAGIPSPRTEVARAKGYEEYAEDSSDEEDIRNTVGNVPLEWYEDFPHVGYDLDGRRIYKPLRTRDELDQFLDKMDNPDYWRTVQDRTTGHDVRLTDEQVALVRRLQSGQFGDVSFDPYEPAVDFFSGDPMVHPVTNRPADKRSFIPSLVEKEKVSRMVHAIKMGWIQPRRPQDPTPSFYDLWAQEDPDAVLGRHKMHVPAPKLALPGHAESYNPPPEYLLSEDERLAWEQQEPGERRLNFLPHRFPSLRAVPAYGRFIQERFERCLDLYLCPRQRKMRVNVDPEDLIPKLPRPRDLQPFPTCQALVYRGHGDLVRCLSVSPEGQWLASGSDDGSVRLWEVATARCMRTVPVGGVVRSIAWNPHPTLCLVAVAVEDSVLLLNPALGDRLVVGGTDQLLSTFVPPQEPAVQPAGWLEASEEERQRGLRLRVSHGKPVTQVTWHGRGDYMAVVLATAGHTQVLIHQLSRRRSQSPFRRSHGQVQRVAFHPVRPFLLVASQRGVRLYHLLRQELTKKLRPNCKWVSSLAVHPAGDNVICGSYDSKLVWFDLDLSSEPYRVLRHHKKALRAVAFHARYPLFASGSDDGSIIVCHGMVYNDLLQNPLLVPVKVLRGHTLTRDLGVLDVAFHPTQPWVFSSGADGTVRLFT, encoded by the exons ATGGCGGGTGCTCGGGGCGCGGGGCGTGCGGCGGCCACGGGGACGCGGCCTGGGAAGCGGCCGTCGGAGCCCGAGCCGGAGTTGGAGCCGGAGGAG ACCGCCCTCGTCTCCGCGTCGGCCGCCAGCCTCCTGGATGGCAGTGATTCTGGCCTGTCTGAGAGCGAGGAGAGCGTGTTCTCAGGCCTGCAGGATTCCGGCAGCGACAGTAGTGAGGATGACCCAGCCGAGGGAGAGGATGGGGCCAGCGGTGATGACAGCCCCAGCAGGATGGAGGAGACCTCTGGGCAGCAGGTGCAG GCTGGCATCCCTTCCCCAAGGACAGAGGTGGCGAGAGCGAAGGGCTACGAAGAGTACGCGGAAGACAGCTCTGATGAGGAG GACATCCGGAACACGGTGGGCAATGTGCCCCTGGAGTGGTACGAGGACTTCCCCCACGTGGGCTATGACCTGGACGGCAGGCGCATCTACAAGCCCCTGCGTACCCGTGACGAGCTGGACCAGTTCCTGGACAAAATGGACAACCCTGATTACTG GCGCACGGTGCAGGACCGGACGACGGGTCACGATGTGCGGCTGACGGACGAGCAGGTGGCCCTGGTGCGGCGGCTGCAGAGCGGCCAGTTTGGGGACGTGAGCTTCGACCCGTATGAG CCTGCCGTGGACTTCTTCAGCGGGGACCCGATGGTCCACCCAGTGACCAACCGTCCCGCTGACAAGCGCAGCTTCATCCCGTCCCtggtggagaaggagaag GTGTCTCGCATGGTGCACGCCATCAAGATGGGCTGGATCCAGCCTCGCCGGCCCCAGGACCCCACGCCCAGCTTCTATGACCTGTGGGCGCAGGAAGACCCCGACGCCGTGCTGGGCCGGCACAAGATGCACGTGCCCGCTCCGAAGCTGGCCCTACCCGGCCACGCGGAGTCCTACAACCCGCCTCCAGAGTACCTGCTCAGCGAAGACGAG CGTCTGGCGTGGGAGCAGCAGGAGCCGGGCGAGAGGAGGCTCAACTTCCTGCCACACAGGTTCCCGAGCCTGCGGGCCGTACCCGCGTACGGCCGCTTCATCCAGGAACGGTTCGAGCGCTGCCTTGACCTCTACCTGTGTCCACGGCAGCGCAAGATGAGG GTGAACGTGGACCCGGAAGACCTCATCCCTAAACTGCCGAGGCCGCGGGACCTGCAGCCTTTCCCCACGTGCCAGGCCCTG GTCTACAGGGGCCACGGCGACCTTGTCCGCTGCCTTAGTGTATCCCCGGAGGGCCAGTGGCTGGCTTCAG GCTCCGACGATGGCTCCGTGCGGCTCTGGGAGGTGGCTACCGCCCGCTGCATGAGGACCGTGCCCGTGGGGGGCGTGGTGAGGAGCATCGCCTGGAACCCTCACCCTACCCTCTGCCTGGTGGCCGTGGCGGT AGAGGACTCGGTGTTGCTACTGAACCCGGCGCTGGGGGACCGGCTAGTGGTGGGCGGCACGGACCAGCTGCTGAGCACCTTCGTCCCGCCCCAGGAGCCCGCCGTGCAGCCTGCCGGCTGGCTGGAGGCCTCGGAGGAGGAGCGCCAGAGGGGCCTGCGGCTGCGCGTCTCCCACGGCAAG CCAGTGACGCAGGTGACGTGGCACGGGCGTGGGGACTACATGGCCGTGGTGCTGGCCACCGCCGGCCACACACAGGTGCTGATCCATCAGCTGAGCCGGCGCCGCAGCCAGAGCCCCTTCCGCCGCAGCCACGGACAGGTGCAGCGGGTGGCCTTCCACCCTGTCCGCCCCTTCCTGCTGGTGGCTTCCCAGCGTGGCGTCCGCCTTTACCACCTGCTGCGCCAGGAGCTCACCAAGAAGCTGAGACCGAACTGCAAATGGGTGTCCAGCCTGGCGGTGCACCCCGCAG GGGACAACGTCATCTGTGGCAGCTATGACAGCAAGCTGGTGTGGTTCGACCTGGACCTTTCCAGCGAGCCGTACAGGGTACTGAG GCACCACAAGAAGGCCCTGAGGGCTGTGGCCTTCCATGCCCGGTACCCGCTCTTCGCATCTGGCTCCGACGACGGGAGCATCATCGTCTGCCATGGGATGGTGTACAA tgaTCTGCTGCAGAACCCACTGCTGGTGCCTGTGAAGGTGCTGCGGGGGCACACGCTGACCCGAGACCTGGGCGTTCTGGACGTGGCCTTCCACCCCACCCAGCCGTGGGTCTTCTCCTCCGGGGCCGACGGCACTGTCCGCCTCTTCACCTAG